A stretch of the Elephas maximus indicus isolate mEleMax1 chromosome 3, mEleMax1 primary haplotype, whole genome shotgun sequence genome encodes the following:
- the KNCN gene encoding kinocilin, which yields MDIPISSRDFRCLQLACVALGLVAGSIIIGVSVSKAAAAMGGVFIGAAGLGLLLFSYPFLKARFNLDHILPAIGSLRIHPHPRPDHREGGSSANGNKEGTRSSLSTVSRALEKLKPGGQGTEEG from the exons ATGGACATCCCCATCAGCAGCAGAGACTTCCGCTGCCTGCAGCTGGCCTGTGTGGCCCTCGGCCTGGTGGCCGGCAGCATCATCATTGGTGTCTCTGTGTCCAAAGCTGCAGCTGCCATGGGTGGTGTCTTCATTGGCGCGGCTGGTCTGG GGCTCCTCCTATTCTCCTACCCCTTCCTGAAGGCTCGGTTCAACCTGGACCACATCCTGCCTGCAATAG GGAGCCTGAGAATCCACCCCCATCCAAGGCCAGACCATAGGGAGGGAGGATCCAGCGCCAATGGCAATAAGGAGG GAACCCGCAGCAGCCTATCCACCGTAAGCAGGGCCCTGGAGAAGCTGAAGCCAGGGGGCCAGGGCACTGAGGAGGGCTGA
- the TMEM275 gene encoding transmembrane protein 275: protein MPPPEKSAGPSSSAPAGRALGRLQGLPSPALCCACGLCVLLAGVNVTLVGAFASFLPGHNVPLIMGPALLVLALGFFAACCVCSRRGPAAGARSAAAAGRSQGGGRAGPVALEMESSERTAQDTTAVQLSPAASAASSGRSSPGPGPFAVEAPAPAAVYAPRSEGVQLNLPRERTTP from the coding sequence ATGCCGCCCCCAGAGAAGAGCGCGGGCCCCTCATCATCCGCCCCCGCGGGCCGCGCTCTGGGTCGGCTGCAGGGGCTGCCGTCGCCGGCGCTGTGCTGCGCCTGCGGTCTGTGCGTGCTGCTGGCCGGCGTGAACGTGACGCTGGTGGGAGCCTTCGCCTCCTTCCTGCCTGGGCACAACGTGCCACTCATCATGGGGCCGGCGCTGCTGGTACTAGCGCTCGGCTTCTTTGCTGCCTGCTGCGTATGTAGCCGCCGGGGTCCCGCGGCCGGTGCGCGCTCGGCGGCGGCCGCCGGCAGGAGTCAGGGCGGCGGCCGCGCCGGGCCTGTGGCTCTGGAGATGGAGAGTAGCGAGCGCACGGCGCAGGACACCACCGCGGTGCAGCTGAGCCCGGCCGCTTCGGCTGCGTCCTCTGGTCGCTccagccccggccccggccccttCGCCGTGGAAGCCCCGGCTCCCGCTGCTGTCTACGCACCGCGCTCCGAAGGGGTCCAGCTCAACCTGCCCCGGGAGCGGACCACCCCTTAG